The following nucleotide sequence is from Vicinamibacterales bacterium.
GGCCCGCAGGTCCGGGCCGCGGCCGCTCGATCAGCACGATGTCGCCGTTCTGAACCGTACGATCGAACACGATCGACGTGCCGTCTGCGGTGATGTCGAACGTCCTGACGGCGCCCAGCATTCTCATCGCGGTGAGCGTCCTGGTCTGGCTCGTGACCAGGTCCGTCACCGCGAAGTTGAACGCCGTCAGCATCGGAAGAAACACGAGCCGGCGGCTGTCGGGGGTGAACCGGTAGGCTCCAGGGATCGCGCGGATATCCGGGAGCGGCGCCGCGGTTCCATCGGGCGTCACGGCTTTCAGCAGCGCGCGCCCCTCGACGACCTGGGTCGAATACACGATCAACTTGCCGTCCGGCGACCACACGGGGTTCTGCACGCGGCCGGTCACGAGCCGGACCGGCGTTCCTCCATCCGCCGGAATCCTGAACAGTCCTTCTCCACCGCCGTCGTCACCGCCGACCACGATGGAACTGCCGTCCGGGGACCAGTCGGCCGCCGCCTGGCCAATCGCGCCGCGGATGTCGAGTGCGCCGCTGATCGTCCGGGGATTGGTGCCGTCGCGCCCGAGCGTCACCAGCCGCCGGCGGCCGGCGGCATCCCGCAGGAGTATCGCCAGACGGCGTCCGTCGCGCGAGACCGACACCGGCTCGGTGAGGCCGCCGTCCATGCCGTTCCAGATCTGCGACGCCTCCCCCGCGTCCTCGACGCGCCACAAGCTGTTGGCCCCGCCGCGCTCCGTCAGGTAATAGAGCGACGATCCGGCGAAGCGCGGGGCGAACGGATTCTCCTCGCCAATCGGGAACGGCCGGGCATCCGCCTCCGTCGCAGCCGCTTGATCGCGGATCGGGATGGACCACAGCTTCGGCTTCGGGTTCGTGACGGTTGCGACGATGCGGCGGCCGTCGCTGCTGGCCGAGACGCTCACGTAGCGCTCGAGCCCGGACACCGCGCGCCGGACCGTGCGGGTCGGCACGTCCACCGACCAGAGCCACGGACCCGAGAGATCGGGAGCGCGGGCCGTGAACAGCAGCGTGCGATCGTCGAGCGGAGCGACGTAATTGGCGTCGGTGCCGAGCGTGGTGATCTGTTCGCGCGAGCTGCCATCGGAGCGCACGCGCCAGACGTTCATGCCGGACGACGGGTCGGCGCCGTGCGTGAAGTAGATCCACTGGCCGTCGGCAGACCAGACCGGGTTGTGGGAATGCATGCCGACCGGATCGCCGGTGATCTGCTGCGGATCGGCCCCCATCGCCCGCGAGACGAATATCGGATCGCCGTTGTTCCCGAGGTGATACGCCACTCTCCCATCGGGAGACCACGAGGGCGCGAGACCCCTGCTGAGAAATGGGCGGGGCGCCCCCCCACCAAACGGCATCAACAGCAGCTGCCGCTCGCGCTCCAGACCGGCATGGAACCAGATCTGCGTGCCGTCCGCCGAGAATCCGACCGGAGAGATCACGTGATTGGGCGCCGGCGCCGCGACGGTTCCCCGGTCGGTGAGATTGGTCACCGTGCCGCTGCCGATCTGGCTCTGCCAGATATCGAACTTCCCGCCCTTGTCGGCGAGAAAGACCACGAACTTTCCGTCCTGCGAGATCTGCGCGGAGCCTTCCTCCCCCGGCCATCCGGTGAACCGCGAGAAGGTCGCGTTCGCCAGCGGATCGGCGACGGGCGGCGGACGGAGCAGCCATCCCGCGGAGCCGATCGCGAAACCGGCGATCACCAGGAGCGTCGCAGCGATCACCGCGCGCGGCATGCGCCGGCGCCCCAGCCGCCCGAAGACGGCGGCCGCGCTCGTCCCGCTCAGCATCTCGAGGCCGAATGCCAGGTCGCGCGCGGACTGGTAGCGGGATTCGCGAGTCTTCTCCAGACAGCGCGCGATCGCGCGCGCGATGCCGGGCGGCACGCTTCCCTGGTCCAGCTCGGGCGGTTCGGCATTGAGGATCGCCGCCATCGTGTCCGCGGCGGTGTCGCGGGAGAACGGCGCCCGTCCGGCGACCATCTCGTAGAGCACGGCGCCGAGACTGAAGATGTCGGATCGCGCGTCGACGCTCTCCCCTCGGATCTGCTCGGGAGACATGTAGCCGGCGGTCCCCACGATCGCGCCGACCCCGGTTTCCGTCGGCCGTCCGGTTGCCCGCAGCTCGTCGCCGGGCGCGTTGAGCTTGGCAATTCCGAAGTCGAGGATCTTCACCCGCCCGTCCGCGGTGATGAAGATGTTGTCCGGCTTGATGTCGCGATGGACGATGCCCTTGTCGTGCGCCGCGGCGAGCCCCTCCGCGACGTTGCGGGCGACGTCGATGGCCTTGCGCAGCGGCAGCGCCCCGTTGCGCAGCCGCGCGCGGAGCGACTCTCCTTCCAGCAGCTCCGACACGATGTAGGGCACGCTGTCGTCGACCGCGACGTCGTAGACCGCGAGGATGCTCGGATGGGCGATCGCCGCCGCGGCGCGCGCCTCCTGTTCGAAACGGCGCAGGCGGGACGGATCCGCGGACGCGGCGGCGATCAGCTTGAGCGCGACCTCGCGTCCGAGGCGGGCGTCGCGTGCGCGGTAGACCTCGCCCATGCCGCCGGCGCCGATCCAGCCGACGATCTCGTAGCGGCCGAGGCGCGTGCCGGCGGCAATCCCCGGGCTCATCGCGACCAGTCCACGTGCGTCTCGGTGGAATCGGCGGCGCGGACCCGCAGCGTCAGCAGCTGCGATCCGATCCGGATGCGATCGCCGTCGGCGATCGCGACCGGGGACGTCACCCGGACGTCGCCGTGAAACGTGCCGTTCTTGCTGCCGAAGTCTTCGAGCACCACGCCGGAGCCGCCGACCACGATCCGCGCATGCCGCCGCGACACCGTCGACGCGTCGATGCGAATCGCCGCGTCCGGGTCGCGGCCGATGACGTGCTCTCCCGCGTGCAGCGGGAACCGCTGGCTGCCCCATTCGAGCCAGTAGAGCGCCGGGCCGGCGTGCTCGCGCGCCGTCTCGCCGCAGAACGCATAACCGACGCGGTGGACGGTCCGGATGTAGAGCGGGTCGCGCGGCGAATCGCCGAGCGCGTCGCGGACTTCCCCGATCAGGTTGGACAGGTTGGCTTCGGCGACGAAGGTGTCGGGCCAGAGCCGCTGCTGCAGCGCGTCCTTCGACACCACGTTCGGCCGCTCGCGCACCAGCGCGGCGAGCAGATCGAACGCCTTGGTCGACAGGTGGATGCTGTCCCCGCCGCGGGTGAGCTGCCGCGCGTCGAGGTTCAACGCAAACGGGCCGAAGCAGATGGTCGTCATGCCCGCCCCGTCCATGGTCGCTAGCCGATGAGCCGCTCCGTGATCGCGTCCGCGGTCATGCCGAAGTGCGCCCACACCGCCTGGAAGGTATCCGAGGGGGCGATGCGCGGATCGACGATGCCGAAGTGGTCGAGGGTGATGCCGCGTCCGCCCAGCTTGCCGGCGGCATACGCGGCAAAGCCGCGCACCCCCGCGTCCGGCGTGCCGATGAGGCCATCTTCCAGCGTCGCCACGCGCGAGTAGCGGTCCGGCAGCGTCTCGAGGAAATCGCCGTCGATCGGAAACCCGTTCACCACGTAGACGTCGATCGCGGTGCCGCGCGCCGCCGCCTGGTCGCTCGCCTGCGCCGCGAGATAGCTCGGCGCACCGAGCGTGAGAATCGCCGCCCGGGCGCCGCTGCGCTCGCGGCACCTGGTGATTGGCGTCCAGGCGTCGCCCGCATTCCACAGCGGCGATCCGTCCTCGCGGGTGAGCACCGGCAGGTTGTCGCGCGGGACCGCGACGATGTGCCCGCCGTAACCGGCGGCGGCGTCGCGGACGGCGAGGAACGCGGCGCGCGCATCCGCCGGCGCATAGAACCGGCGCAGGTACGGCAGGTAGCCGAGCGCCAGATTGATCCAGTCGAGGCTCCAGCCCGAGAAGTGATCGCGTCCGGTACACGCGCCGACGTGCGCGAAGTGCATGAGCACGTTCAGCCCCTCGTTCGTGCCGGTGAGGTTGCGCTGGTACCGCCACATCTCGAATCCTTCGCGCGCGATCCCCTCGAGGAACGCGCCGAACGTCGAGAACACGTTGAGCTGCGGCTCCCGGCTGCTGTAGGCGAGGCCGTCGGCGAGGAGCGTCGCCGCCTGCTCCTCGATGCTCATCTCGAAGTGATGCGCCTCGGGCAGCGACTTGACCAGCTTCTCGAGCCGCGTCGACGGATTCAGGTCCGCCGAGACCACGAAGATCCGCTTCGCGTGCTTCTTCCCGAGCGCGACGTACGCCGCCTCCGACCCGGCGCGCGGCGACACCGGCTTCTCGGGTCCCGGCAGCGCGACCGCCGCGGCCTCGGCGTCGGTCAGCGTCAGGTTCGGCGAACCCTTGGCGGGCCGGGCCGTGGTCACCACCATGCGCGGCGGCTGCGAGCGCAGCTCCTCCAGGCGCGCCGTCTCCTCCGGCGTCATCGCCAGCAGCCGGTTCGACAGCACCGCCTGCGCGTCGCGTCCCTTCATCCCGCCGTCGTGATGCGCCTCGCCGCCCGGCAGATCGTTCACGTAGAAGAGGCACTGCAGCATCGCCTGCACGTCGCGGAAGCTCATGAGCGATCCGGGGATCCAGATCGCGCGATCGAGCGGCACGTCGTGCTGCTGCGCGAGCGCGCGCGCCTCGTCGAGGATGCCGTAGCGGCGGCCGAACTCTTCGATCGTGGCCGGCCGATCGTCGGCCGCGTGTCCCCAACCGGTCGGGTAGATCAACGTCGGCTCGCCGTTCTGCGCGTGGCGGAACGCCTCGCAGTACGCCGCGAACAGCTCGCGGCGATCGTGCAGGGAGCGGATTTCCAGGATCCTGACGCCGAAGCTGGCGACGATGCGGCGGGGATCCTGGTTCATGATGTGCCGCGTCGTGCCCGACAACTGGATGCCGTTGCGGTGCATCACGAAGGTCATCGGCGCGCGGTGGATCGCCGCGGCGTTGAGCCCGTTCAGCGCCTGGCCGGAAATCCAGCCGGCGTCGCCCGTGTGGCAGATCACGTGCGCGGCGCGGCCGTGATGCGCGCGAAGGCCGAGCGCCAGGCCGGCCCCGACCGGGAACATGACGCCGAGCCGTCCGGAGCTCAGCTCCGTGCCGCCCGGCACCCACGAGACGTGCCCGGCGATGTCGAGGCTGCGGCGGAACCCCTCGATGACGCGGCCGCGATCGAGAAACCCGAGCGCCGCCAGCGCCGAGTAGTAGCCGATGCTGGTGTGCCCGTGCTCGATGGTGTAGTGCGAGCGCCGGTAATCCGTCGCCGCGAGCGTCAGCAGCAGCGCCGGAATCAGCTCGAGGCCGCCGCCGAGGTGATCGATGTCGTTCACCTTCGCGAGCGAGACGAGCGACTCGATCGCGGTGCGCGCCGCGTCCTTCTCGAGCGCGGTCAACGCGAGATCCGTCTCCGGACGCAGCTCGCCGCTCGACAGATCGACGGTCACCGGCAGCACGGCGGACTCGACGCGGGCGTCGGCGTACTCGGTCGCGGTCAGGAGCGACGCGTTGCGAGCGTCCTGGTCGGCGGCGCGGGCGGCGAGCGGATCGGCGGTTCTGGTCGTCATGAAGGGGCTCAGTCTATCAGGAGGCGGCGTGCCAGCGCGTAATGGGCGGCGAGCGGTCCCTGCCCGTCGAGCTGCCGCGCCGCGGCGGCCAGCGCTCCCCCGGCGTGATCGCGAAACGCGCCCGGATCGGGAAACCCCTTGCGCGGCTCCAGCCTCGACAGGCGGGCGAACGCCAGCGCGGCATCGGCGTTGCCCACGAACGGCTGCCGGCGCGCGCGCAGCAGCCCGACGTCCTCGGGCGTCGCGGCGCGGTCGAAGAAGCCGCCGGTGCGCTCGTCGCGCATGTCGCGGACGACGAGGTGCCCGAGCTCCTCCGCCATCATCCGGTACGGCTCGAGGCCGCTCAGGTCGTGCGCGTCGAGGAGCGCGGCGATCGCCGCGACGTGATCCGCGAGCAGACCGCGCACGCGAGCCGAGCCGTCGAAGTAGTGCGCCACCCCCAGCGCGGGCCGGTAGCACAGCAGCAGGACGCGCTCGAACGAGGCGAGCGCTTCCCGCGCGAGATCGCTGTCGTCGAGCGCGGCGGCGGCCCTCAGCAGCGCGCCGGCGGCGGCGGCATTGCTGTCGACGTAGAACACCGCTTCCGCGTCGCTCCCGTGGTATCCCCCGGCCTCCGCTCTCAGCACGGTCGTGATGAAGGTCGCGATCGCGCGGGTACGTGCGGCGTCCGCCGGATCGTTCCACTCGGCCGCTGCCTCGGCATACACGCGGAGCAGCGACGCATTCGTCTCGAGCAGCTTCTCCTGATGCGGGAGCTGCCAGTCGCGGGTGGTGGCGTATCGATAGAAGCCGCCGCGCGCGCGGTCCCACAGACCGCCCTCCGCCATGGCATCGAGCGTGCGGCGCACCACCAGACGCCAGCGCTCGTCGCCGGTCTCGTGGAACAGACCCATCGCGAGATGCAGCGGCGCGGTGTGCGGAAACTTCGGTTCGATCCCGAAGCCGCCGTGTTCCTCGTCGAAGGCCGCGAAAATGGCGTCG
It contains:
- a CDS encoding protein kinase, with protein sequence MSPGIAAGTRLGRYEIVGWIGAGGMGEVYRARDARLGREVALKLIAAASADPSRLRRFEQEARAAAAIAHPSILAVYDVAVDDSVPYIVSELLEGESLRARLRNGALPLRKAIDVARNVAEGLAAAHDKGIVHRDIKPDNIFITADGRVKILDFGIAKLNAPGDELRATGRPTETGVGAIVGTAGYMSPEQIRGESVDARSDIFSLGAVLYEMVAGRAPFSRDTAADTMAAILNAEPPELDQGSVPPGIARAIARCLEKTRESRYQSARDLAFGLEMLSGTSAAAVFGRLGRRRMPRAVIAATLLVIAGFAIGSAGWLLRPPPVADPLANATFSRFTGWPGEEGSAQISQDGKFVVFLADKGGKFDIWQSQIGSGTVTNLTDRGTVAAPAPNHVISPVGFSADGTQIWFHAGLERERQLLLMPFGGGAPRPFLSRGLAPSWSPDGRVAYHLGNNGDPIFVSRAMGADPQQITGDPVGMHSHNPVWSADGQWIYFTHGADPSSGMNVWRVRSDGSSREQITTLGTDANYVAPLDDRTLLFTARAPDLSGPWLWSVDVPTRTVRRAVSGLERYVSVSASSDGRRIVATVTNPKPKLWSIPIRDQAAATEADARPFPIGEENPFAPRFAGSSLYYLTERGGANSLWRVEDAGEASQIWNGMDGGLTEPVSVSRDGRRLAILLRDAAGRRRLVTLGRDGTNPRTISGALDIRGAIGQAAADWSPDGSSIVVGGDDGGGEGLFRIPADGGTPVRLVTGRVQNPVWSPDGKLIVYSTQVVEGRALLKAVTPDGTAAPLPDIRAIPGAYRFTPDSRRLVFLPMLTAFNFAVTDLVTSQTRTLTAMRMLGAVRTFDITADGTSIVFDRTVQNGDIVLIERPRPGPAGRGSR
- a CDS encoding FHA domain-containing protein — its product is MTTICFGPFALNLDARQLTRGGDSIHLSTKAFDLLAALVRERPNVVSKDALQQRLWPDTFVAEANLSNLIGEVRDALGDSPRDPLYIRTVHRVGYAFCGETAREHAGPALYWLEWGSQRFPLHAGEHVIGRDPDAAIRIDASTVSRRHARIVVGGSGVVLEDFGSKNGTFHGDVRVTSPVAIADGDRIRIGSQLLTLRVRAADSTETHVDWSR
- a CDS encoding thiamine pyrophosphate-dependent enzyme, yielding MTTRTADPLAARAADQDARNASLLTATEYADARVESAVLPVTVDLSSGELRPETDLALTALEKDAARTAIESLVSLAKVNDIDHLGGGLELIPALLLTLAATDYRRSHYTIEHGHTSIGYYSALAALGFLDRGRVIEGFRRSLDIAGHVSWVPGGTELSSGRLGVMFPVGAGLALGLRAHHGRAAHVICHTGDAGWISGQALNGLNAAAIHRAPMTFVMHRNGIQLSGTTRHIMNQDPRRIVASFGVRILEIRSLHDRRELFAAYCEAFRHAQNGEPTLIYPTGWGHAADDRPATIEEFGRRYGILDEARALAQQHDVPLDRAIWIPGSLMSFRDVQAMLQCLFYVNDLPGGEAHHDGGMKGRDAQAVLSNRLLAMTPEETARLEELRSQPPRMVVTTARPAKGSPNLTLTDAEAAAVALPGPEKPVSPRAGSEAAYVALGKKHAKRIFVVSADLNPSTRLEKLVKSLPEAHHFEMSIEEQAATLLADGLAYSSREPQLNVFSTFGAFLEGIAREGFEMWRYQRNLTGTNEGLNVLMHFAHVGACTGRDHFSGWSLDWINLALGYLPYLRRFYAPADARAAFLAVRDAAAGYGGHIVAVPRDNLPVLTREDGSPLWNAGDAWTPITRCRERSGARAAILTLGAPSYLAAQASDQAAARGTAIDVYVVNGFPIDGDFLETLPDRYSRVATLEDGLIGTPDAGVRGFAAYAAGKLGGRGITLDHFGIVDPRIAPSDTFQAVWAHFGMTADAITERLIG
- a CDS encoding DUF255 domain-containing protein — encoded protein: MVRWLPWDAEAFARAAREGKPVLLSITAAWCRACHEMDRTTYADPAVAALIHERFVPVRVDTDRRPDINERYNLGGWPTTAFLTASGALITGGTFVPVERMTGVLTQVAAAVARVADSGGRPAEGERPAASGERTADGGDPAAASGDLIDAIFAAFDEEHGGFGIEPKFPHTAPLHLAMGLFHETGDERWRLVVRRTLDAMAEGGLWDRARGGFYRYATTRDWQLPHQEKLLETNASLLRVYAEAAAEWNDPADAARTRAIATFITTVLRAEAGGYHGSDAEAVFYVDSNAAAAGALLRAAAALDDSDLAREALASFERVLLLCYRPALGVAHYFDGSARVRGLLADHVAAIAALLDAHDLSGLEPYRMMAEELGHLVVRDMRDERTGGFFDRAATPEDVGLLRARRQPFVGNADAALAFARLSRLEPRKGFPDPGAFRDHAGGALAAAARQLDGQGPLAAHYALARRLLID